A DNA window from Arachis duranensis cultivar V14167 chromosome 3, aradu.V14167.gnm2.J7QH, whole genome shotgun sequence contains the following coding sequences:
- the LOC107479920 gene encoding ubiquitin-conjugating enzyme E2 4, which yields MSSPSKRRDMDLMKLMMSDYKVEMMNDGMQEFFVEFRGPKDSPYQDGVWKIRVELPDAYPYKSPSIGFVNKIYHPNVDEMXGSVCLDVINQTWSPMFDLVNVFEVFLPQLLLYPNASDPLNGDAAALMMRDHAAYEQKVKEYCEKYAKPEDIGATQEENSSDDELSEEEYDASTDDAIAGEPDP from the exons aTGTCTTCTCCAAGCAAACGTCGAGACATGGACTTGATGAAACT GATGATGAGTGATTACAAGGTGGAAATGATGAACGATGGCATGCAAGAGTTCTTTGTAGAATTTCGCGGACCAAAAGaca GTCCCTATCAAGATGGTGTGTGGAAGATTAGGGTGGAGCTACCTGATGCTTATCCTTATAAGTCCCCCTCTATTGGTTTTGTAAACAAAATTTACCACCCCAATGTTGATGAAATGT NNGGATCAGTTTGCTTAGATGTTATTAACCAGACTTGGAGTCCCATGTTTG ACCTTGTTAATGTGTTTGAAGTGTTTCTTCCTCAACTTCTTCTGTACCCGAACGCATCAGATCCGTTGAATGGTGATGCTGCTGCCTTAATGATGCGAGATCATGCAGCATATGAACAAAAAGTCAAAG aatattgtgaaaaatatGCCAAGCCAGAAGATATTGGAGCTACTCAGGAAGAAAATTCAAGTGACGATGAGCTAAGTGAAGAAGAATATGATGCCTCTACTGATGACGCCATTGCAGGGGAACCTGATCCTTAG
- the LOC107479919 gene encoding AT-rich interactive domain-containing protein 2 has protein sequence MAGWSTWSNGSSLDFNEVEIFDVSNGNDCRNLNDHTDNDDHDKVKTLFDEVFPVYLKESCSRGIVRPMPVLLGDGQAVDLYKLFSLVKEIGGYDFVSRKGLWGYVSKELGLNHLVLASMKLIFVKYLNEFEEWLRKTFKEKSFRNENLGCDWGFKSLPLELEKELRGLLSLNVKDKDDGLAKMESNGIKEYIDLVNHKEDPNVLDTKTQKINTSEDVQHSHVDDDEKACNGVKEYSVTLNAPIAENGVGSRKRKREPLSGMLNWVRQVAKHPFVPLQQPLPKPSKWKEYKGNDFFIQLLRAREARLVKPCAQPNNETPSSQKQKMCPDMYEDHVAPRYHSSPRLRCSERLPAHVKSRTCSCCNSGSANGKKLTSSVNTEAENCFLHKTTATVDSSTARTVIEQSANDFQEKQVSVGPLYQADVPEWTGEVCESDSKWLGTRVWPQKHDLDLPSETDLVGRGRQGNCECHFEGSVECVRFHIAERRMKLRRDLGSAFYHWGFDRMGEEISLQWTIEDEKRFKDLMSQSFPSQNKCFWSNKSRYFPDKTRRDLVSYYFNMYLIQLRSYQNRVTPNSVDSDEDEVEFGSFSEGFGMGALKIPGSNFLECSLNKQCTDLD, from the exons ATGGCAGGATGGTCAACTTGGTCAAATGGGTCGTCCTTAGATTTCAATGAAGTTGAGATATTTGATGTATCTAATGGTAATGACTGTAGGAATCTAAACGATCACACTGATAATGATGACCATGACAAAGTTAAAACCTTGTTTGATGAAGTTTTTCCGGTTTATCTAAAGGAGAGTTGTTCTCGTGGCATTGTTCGGCCTATGCCGGTTTTGCTGGGCGATGGACAAGCAGTGGATTTGTACAAACTCTTCTCTCTTGTGAAGGAAATAGGTGGATATGATTTTGTGTCGAGAAAAGGATTGTGGGGTTATGTGTCAAAGGAACTGGGTTTGAACCACCTAGTTTTGGCAtcaatgaaattaatttttgttaagtaTCTGAATGAGTTTGAAGAATGGCTCAGGAAGACTTTCAAAGAGAAGAGTTTCAGAAACGAAAATCTTGGGTGTGATTGGGGTTTTAAGTCATTGCCGTTAGAGCTAGAGAAAGAATTGAGAGGCCTATTATCTCTAAACGTAAAGGATAAAGATGACGGGCTTGCGAAGATGGaatcaaatggaataaaagaatatattgATTTGGTTAACCACAAGGAAGATCCAAATGTATTGGACACCAAAACTCAGAAAATAAATACATCTGAGGATGTCCAACACTCCCATGTTGATGATGACGAAAAAGCTTGTAATGGTGTTAAGGAATACTCTGTCACCTTGAACGCGCCAATTGCTGAGAATGGAGTTGGCTCTCGCAAGCGCAAACGGGAACCATTATCTGGAATGCTGAACTGGGTTAGGCAAGTTGCAAAGCATCCCTTTGTTCCTTTACAGCAACCATTACCAAAACCATCAAAGTGGAAGGAGTATAAAGGCAATGACTTTTTCATCCAGTTACTGAGGGCAAGAGAGGCTCGGTTGGTGAAACCATGCGCACAACCTAACAATGAAACACCTTCTTCACAG AAGCAGAAGATGTGCCCTGATATGTACGAGGATCACGTTGCACCTCGTTACCATTCTTCTCCAAGACTGAGATGTAGTGAAAGGCTGCCAGCACATGTTAAATCTCGCACATGCTCTTGTTGCAATTCAGGTTCTGCCAATGGGAAAAAATTAACAAGTTCAGTCAATACGGAGGCCGAAAATTGTTTCTTGCATAAAACAACTGCAACAGTAGATTCATCGACTGCAAGGACAGTGATTGAACAGTCTGCAAATGATTTCCAGGAAAAGCAAGTTTCTGTGGGTCCTCTTTATCAAGCAGATGTCCCAGAATGGACAGGTGAAGTTTGTGAGAGTGACTCAAAGTGGTTAGGCACTCGAGTATGGCCTCAGAAACATGACTTAGATCTTCCAAGTGAAACAGATCTTGTAGGGAGAGGAAGACAAGGCAATTGTGAGTGCCATTTTGAAGGTTCTGTTGAGTGTGTTAGATTTCATATTGCTGAAAGAAGGATGAAATTGAGGCGTGACCTGGGTTCTGCATTTTATCATTGGGGGTTCGATCGCATGGGTGaggaaatttcacttcaatggACAATTGAAGATGAAAAGAGATTCAAGGATTTGATGAGTCAGAGTTTTCCATCTCAAAACAAGTGTTTCTGGAGCAACAAATCAAGATACTTTCCAGACAAGACAAGAAGGGACTTGGTGAGTTATTACTTCAATATGTATCTTATTCAACTAAGAAGCTATCAGAACCGTGTGACTCCAAATAGTGTTGATAGTGATGAAGATGAAGTGGAGTTCGGATCTTTTAGCGAAGGTTTTGGGATGGGAGCTCTCAAAATCCCAGGTTCCAATTTCCTGGAGTGTTCACTGAATAAGCAATGCACTGATTTAGATTAA